The sequence TGTTGTCGGGGAAAAGCGTAAATACCTGAGCGCCGTTGTAACTCTGGATAAAGAAAACATCACGGCCTATGCAAGTGCTCAGGGTATTGAATATTCAATGTATCAAAATTTGCTCACCAATGAAAAGGTTGTGGCGCTGATCAATGAAGAGGTGGCAAATAAAAACAAATCGTTGCCCTCATTTGAAGCATTGAAACAGGTTGCCATTGTACCGGAGTTTACCATTGACAATGACATGATGACCCCGACCTTTAAAATAAAGAAAAATATCATCATGGATCGGTATAAGGATGAAATCGAAAAAATGTATATGTAGATGCTTTCGAGTATTAATCAGGGGAGGAGAAAATGGCAGAACCAATACAATCCATTGAAGCCCTTTTTTTTGATTTTGACGGGGTCTTAGTAGACTCAACCCGTACGAAAAAGAAAGCCTTTGAAGCATTGTTTGAAGACTTTTCTGATGAAATCGTCGACGCGGTTGTTAACTACCACGTCTTGCACGGCGGCATCAGCCGGGTTGAGAAAATCCGACATGCCCATAAAAATATTATAAAAGATCCCCTGACTGAAAAAGAGGTTATGGAATGGGCGCAGCGGTATTCTAATCTTGTGGTACAGGATGTGATACATGCTGACTGGATAAAAGGGGCAAAAGATTTTCTGGATGCATATGCCTCAAAGCTTCCGGTATTTATGGTCTCAGGAACCCCGGAACCCGAGCTTAAGCATATTGTAGAACAAAGGAAAATCGGACATTACTTCAAGGAGATCCTGGGTTCCCCTGTCAAGAAACCTGAGCATATCCAAATATTATTGGAAAAATATAGCCTTACACCAAAACAATGTGTTTTCATCGGAGATGCGCTAACCGATTATAATGCCGCCCTGGAAACCGGGCTTCAATTTGTCGGTATCCAGGGTGAGGTTAATTTCCCTGATACCGTCAAGCCCCTGCCTGACTGTCAGGGGCTTGAAAGCGCTATAAAGAAAATCTGTCCGGCATTTTGACCGGAAATATCCATGCTGTTGGTTCATCTTTAGATTGTCATCTGGTCCATGGCTTTTTTCATCTGCCGTACAGCTTGGCGCAGGCGTTCTTCATTTTCAACCAGGGCCAGGCGAAGATACCCTTCACCTTCTTCGGAGAAGCCGGTACCCGGCGCCACGGCCACATTGCCTTTGTTCATCAACTGGATAGCAAACTCCATGGCCCCCATTTGATTAAACGGTTCAGGGATCTTTGCCCATACAAACATACCGGCCTTGGGACGTTCTATCTCCCACCCGATGCGTTCAAGGCCTGAACAAAGCACATCCCGGCGGTGTTCATAGATCTTTGCAAGTTCGGGAATGGTATCATCACAGTCCCGAAGGGCGATAATACCTGCCACCTGGATCGCGGAAAAGATACCATAATCAAAATAGCCTTTGATTTTTCCAAGTGCCTCGACAATTTTTTCATTACCCACGCAATATCCAATGCGCCAGCCGGCCATATTGTATGACTTGGAAAAAGACCCAAACTCAACACCGACGTCCTTGGCACCCTCAATTTCAAGAAAACTTGGGGCAACATACCCGTCATAGGTTATTTTGCCGTAGGCAAAGTCATTGATAACCATGAATTTAAACCGTTTGGCAAGTTTAACGATCTCTTCAAAAAAAGCCTTATCCGTTACAACGCCGGTGGGGTTATGGGGATAATTGAGCATAAGAACTTTTGGACTGGGATAACAGGATTCACACACCGTGATAATCCTGTCCAGAAAACCATTTTCAGGTTCCAAAGGAATTCTCATGACATTTGCACCGGCGATCACCGCTGCATAAATGTGGATGGGGAAAGCGGGAGCTGGAACCAGAACGCAATCACCGGGGCCCATGATGGCCAGGCACAAATGGGAAATGCCTTCTTTAGACCCAATGGTAAAGTAGGTCTCTTTGTCCGCATCCAGGGAGATGTTGTAATGGCGGTCATAATACTTGGCAATCTCTTTTTTTAAATTGGGAAGTCCTGAACTTTCCGGATACCTGTGGGATTTTGGATCTTTGGCGACGTTTACCAGCTTCTCAATAACCGCATCAGGTGTGGGATCCATGGGGTTTCCCATACCAAGGTCAATGACATCGTCTCCATTGCGCCGTTTCTCCATTTTCATTTTATTGATCATACCGAAAAGGTACGGCGGCAGGTAATCCATCCGGGAGGCAAACCGAATAATGTTGTCTTGTTCCACGTCAAAGGCTCCTAATAATAAATAGTTGAAACATGAAATCAAAAATAAAAACAGTATCAGATTTTATTAATCTGATAAAATTAAATTTTTAGTCAGGTCGATATTTACCCTGAACTCATCCGGATTTTCCTGGAATATTTTAAGACCTTCCATGATGCCGGTCACATTTTTAACTTCAGGATTACCAGGGCCTAAAATCAAGGGGCCTTTAAAACTGCCGGGGAGTATCAATTCAGAACTTGGGTCAGAATCCGTGCCCTTCATTGAGATAATAAACATACCTGTAATTTTTTTTTCCACAATATAGGGGAAAACTATGCCCGAAGGAATGAAAAAAGAGCCTTTGCCGGACAGTCCCCACCCTTCACATGGGCGGTTGTGACCGAATTTATTCCACCCAAGAGACATCTTACCTATAAATTTAAGATTCAGTCCCTTAAGATACAGGAAAGATAAAGGGTCTTCATTGTTTTTGCCCCAGAGATGATCGCGGGACCTGATGGCAAATGCCCGGGCTTTTCTTTCCCAGGTTTTGGCATCCACACAAGAAATACTTTCACAATTAAGATCAGGTTTCATCGGGTATAAATATGGCCAGGTCTGATGAGGACAAAGCCCTTGCCTTTTCAATTACAGTTCTGGAGTATCGCCCTATTTCAATAACCAAAGCGGTCTTATCAATATAATCATTTTTATTCAATATGCCGGCAAACCATAAAATTTTCGGGACCAGCAACGCATTGATAAACGGTATTTTGCCTCTCAGACAGAATTTAGCCCCTTTTGCATCATCTATAATAATAAATGAGGGTTGATTCGGGCAGGCATTCTGGCAATAAAGCACTATGGTCTGCCTTTCACCAAGGTCCAGGCTTTCAGGCAGGTTTATATCAATCAGATCGTCAGGATTACTGCTGCATACCTTCATACGGTTTTTTTGAACCATGGATAAAAAAAAATTTGCGCCGGGATGATCCGGTACTTGAACCTCTTTGTATACACAAGTTTCCATGATCATATAAAAATATTGGGTGCACAAATCGAAAAGCCCGGTTTTGTATAAAAGAATAGCAGAAGAGGCGTCAATATAAACTATGTGCATTACAACATCCTCCCCAAAGTTGAATTCCAAAAGCATATAATAAATTTTTTGAACAGTGTCCATCCATAAACATGGTGTCAAAAAAAGGTGGTTTTTAAAAAAAATTTAACAGATGAATTTTGCCAAAAAGATGTTCGATCCGAATATATGATCATGATTTTATCGATTTTATAAAAAAAATTTAAGTTTAATTGCTTGATATTATGAAGAAAAAAAGTTTTTATTTGATTTAGGTAAAAAAACTGTTTGACAGCTTTGTCATTTTCCTGCATATTACGCCGGTCTTCTCGAGGGGACAAAGCAAAGCGGTTTTCTTCGGGAAGTTTTTTTTTGAAAGTTAGATCTTTGAAAATTGGTCAGTGAAAAAGAAAAGAGCGGGTCAATGACAATGCGCTTGGGGCTTAGGCTTTAAGTGCAGACCTTAAAAAGTTTTAGTAAAGGATTATAACTGGAGAGTTTGATCCTGGCTCAGAATGAACGCTGGCGGCGTGCTTAACACATGCAAGTCGAACGAGAAAGAGATTGCTTGCAATCTCGAGTAGAGTGGCGCACGGGTGAGTAACACGTAGATAATCTGCCTTCAAGCCTGGGATAACTATTCGAAAGGGTAGCTAATACCGGATAAAGTCGATTTACACAAGTAGATTGATGAAAGATTGCCTCTTCTTGAAAGCAATTGTTTGGGGATGAGTTTGCGTACCATTAGCTAGTTGGTGGGGTAAAGGCCTACCAAGGCAACGATGGTTAGCTGGTCTGAGAGGATGATCAGCCACACTGGAACTGGAACACGGTCCAGACTCCTACGGGAGGCAGCAGTGAGGAATTTTGCGCAATGGGGGAAACCCTGACGCAGCAACGCCGCGTGAGTGAAGAAGGCCTTTGGGTCGTAAAGCTCTGTCAACTGGGAAGAAGTTAGATTCTATTAATAGTGGATTCTATTGACGGTACCAGTGGAGGAAGCGCCGGCTAACTCCGTGCCAGCAGCCGCGGTAACACGGGGGGCGCAAGCGTTATTCGGAATTATTGGGCGTAAAGGGCGCGCAGGCGGTCTTGTCCGTCAGGTGTGAAAGCTCGGGGCTCAACCCCGGAAGTGCACTTGAAACAGCAAGACTTGAATACGGGAGAGGAGAGAGGAATTCCTGGTGTAGAGGTGAAATTCGTAGATATCAGGAGGAACACCGATGGCGAAGGCATCTCTCTGGACCGATATTGACGCTGAGGCGCGAAGGCGTGGGTAGCGAACGGGATTAGATACCCCGGTAGTCCACGCAGTAAACGTTGTACACTCGGTGTGGCGGATATTAAAATCTGCTGTGCCCAAGCTAACGCATTAAGTGTACCGCCTGGGAAGTACGGTCGCAAGACTAAAACTCAAAGGAATTGACGGGGGCCCGCACAAGCGGTGGAGCATGTGGTTTAATTCGACGCAACGCGAAGAACCTTACCTGGGTTTGACATCCTGTGAATATTGGGTAATGCCAATAGTGCCTTCGGGAGCACAGAGACAGGTGCTGCATGGCTGTCGTCAGCTCGTGTCGTGAGATGTTTGGTTAAGTCCAGCAACGAGCGCAACCCTTATCGTTAGTTGCCAGCACATAATGGTGGGAACTCTAACGAGACTGCCCGGGTCAACCGGGAGGAAGGCGGGGATGACGTCAAGTCCTCATGGCCCTTATATCCAGGGCTACACACGTGCTACAATGGTAGGTACAAAGGGCAGCGACTCTGCAAGGAGAAGCGAATCCCAAAAGCCTATCTCAGTCCGGATTGGGGTCTGCAACTCGACCCCATGAAGTTGGAATCGCTAGTAATCGTGGATCAGCATGCCACGGTGAATATGTTCCCGGGCCTTGTACACACCGCCCGTCACACCATGGGAGTTGATTATACCCGACGTCGCTGGGCTAACTATTTATAGGAGCAGGCGCCTAAGGTATGGTTGATAACTGGGGTGAAGTCGTAACAAGGTAGCCGTTGAGGAATCAGCGGCTGGATCACCTCCTTTCAAAGGAAAGAAATATATATAGCTTTTTTCCGATTCACTGACCAACTTTGAGAGATCAAACCGGAGAAATTTAAGTAACCGCACTCTCATTGCTCTTTGACAATTTGTTGTAGTAAATATCAATAGCGTTGTTGATAAAGTGCCATAGGGCACTACATCAACTTAATATATAAAATGGTGTGAAAGATGAAAATCAATCACTCCATGCTATGTTGAAGAAAAAATTGCTGAAATTCGAGGCGCGAGCGGCAATTTTAAATAAAGCGTAGTAGACTACGCTGTTTTAAAATTGACGTGAAGCAACGAAGAAGTTCACAATTTTTTCGAAAACATCAAAGCGTTTAAACTTATTTGTGGAATAGTGGCTAAGCTACTAAGAGCAAACGGCGGATGCCTTGGTGTCAAGTGAAGAAGAAAGACGTGGAAAGCTGCGATAAGCCTCGGTTAGGAGCTAAACATCCTTTGATCCGTGGATTTCTGAATGGGGCAACCCGGCACGGCTAATACCGTGTCATCCTTAACTGAATACATAGGTTAAGGAGGGTAACGGGGAGAACTGAAACATCTTAGTACCCCCAGGAATAGAAAGTAATAACGATTCCCTAAGTAGCGGCGAGCGAACGGGGACCAGCCCAAACCGTTAACGTGTCAAGCCCGAAAGCGTTGCGTTAACGGGGTCGCGGGATGCAATATGAATCTGTTTCGGAGGATTCAATAAGTTACAAAAGAAATCATTAGCTGAATCAGCTGGAAAGCTGAACCATAGCAGGTGACAGTCCTGTAAGCGAAAGTGATCTCTCTTATTTTTGCACTCCCAAGTACTGCGGAACACGAGAAATTCTGTGGGAATTTGTGTGGACCATCACATAAGGCTAAATACGACTTGACAACCGATAGCGTACCAGTACCGTGAGGGAAAGGTGAAAAGTACCCCTGTTAGGGGAGTGAAATAGTACCTGAAACCGTTTGCTTACAAGCTGTGGGAGCACTTTTAGTGTGACCGCGTGCCTTTTGCATAATGAGTCAGCGAGTTACTTAATGCGGCAAGGTTAAGCCGATAGGTGTAGCCGTAGCGAAAGCGAGTCTGAATAGGGCGTAAGTTGCATTGAGTAGACCCGAAACCAGGTGATCTATCCATGTCCAGGGTGAAGCGGGAGTAAAATCTCGTGGAGGCCCGAACCGTCACAGGTTAAAAACTGTTCGGATGAGGTGTGGATAGGGGTGAAAGGCCAAACAAACCTGGAGATAGCTGGTTCTCTCCGAAATATATTTAGGTATAGCCTCGTATGTTTCTTTCTGGAGGTAGAGCACTGAATGGGCTAGGGGTCTCACCAGATTACCAAACCTAATCAAACTTCGAATACCAGAAAGTCAGAATACGGGAGTCAGCCCGCGGGAGCTAAGTTCCGCGGACGAGAGGGAAACAACCCAGACCGCCAGCTAAGGTCCCCAAATCTATGCTAAGTGGAGAAGGATGTGGGAATGCCCAGACAACCAGGAGGTTGGCTTAGAAGCAGCCATCCTTTAAAGAAAGCGTAATAGCTCACTGGTCGAGTGGATCTGCGCCGAAAATGTATCGGGGCTAAAGCATAGTACCGAAGCTGCGGAATGAAATTTATTTCATTGGTAGGAGAGCGTTGTGTCGTCATAGAATCGCAACCGCGAGGTTGTGTGGAGATGTCACAAGTGCCCATGCTGACATGAGTAGCGATAAAGCGGGTGAGAGGCCCGCTCGCCGAAAACCCAAGGTTTCCTGAGTAAAGCTAATCTTCTCAGGGTTAGTCGATCCCTAAGGCGAGGCCGAAAGGCGTAGTCGATGGAAAACAGATTAATATTTCTGTACCACCTTGTTATCGTTTGAGAAATGGGGGGACGCAGGAGGGCAAGTCATCCGTCTGTTGGAATAGGCGGTTCAAGCTTGTAGGCTTAAGATCCAGGCAAATCCGGATCTTTTTAAGGCCGAGAAGTGATGTCGAGGGATTTATCCCATAAAGTGACTGCACCCATGCTGCCAAGAAAAGCCTCTATCGAGATGACAGGTGATCGTACCGTAAACCGACACAGGTAGGTGGGGAGAGTATCCCAAGGCGCTTGAGAGAACCCTGGTTAAGGAACTCGGCAAAATGATACCGTAACTTCGGGAGAAGGTATGCCCCTGACGGTTAGTATTATACTTTACAAAGCGGTTGGGGGCCGCAGAGAATTGGTGGTAGCGACTGTTTACTAAAAACATAGGACTCTGCAAAGTCGCAAGACGAGGTATAGGGTCTGACGCCTGCCCGGTGCCGGAAGGTTAAGGGGATTTGTTAGCTTTTAGCGAAGCACTGAACTGAAGCCCCGGTAAACGGCGGCCGTAACTATAACGGTCCTAAGGTAGCGAAATTCCTTGTCGGGTAAGTTCCGACCTGCACGAATGGCGTAACGACTTCCACACTGTCTCAACCAGGGACTCAGCGAAATTGCAGTGGCGGTGAAGATACCGTCTACCCGCGAAAAGACGGAAAGACCCCGGCACCTTTACTACAGCTTGACATTGGATTTTGGGATATGATGTGCAGGATAGGTGGGAGACTTTGAAGCATGCGCGCCAGTGTGTGTGGAGTCACCCTTGAAATACCACCCTTCATATTTCAGTGTTCTAACCATGGTCCGTAACCCGGATTTGGGACAGTGTCTGGTGGGTAGTTTGACTGGGGCGGTCGCCTCCCAAAGAGTAACGGAGGCGCGCGAAGGTTCCCTCAGGCTGATTGGAAACCAGCCGTAGAGTGCAAGGGCATAAGGGAGCTTGACTGCGAGAGAGACATTTCGAGCAGGTACGAAAGTAGGTCTTAGTGATCCGGCGGTTCTGAATGGAAGGGCCGTCGCTCAACGGATAAAAGGTACGCCGGGGATAACAGGCTTATCGCCCCCAAGAGTTCACATCGACGGGGCGGTTTGGCACCTCGATGTCGGCTCATCACATCCTGGGGCTGGAGCAGGTCCCAAGGGTTTGGCTGTTCGCCAATTAAAGTGGTACGTGAGCTGGGTTTAAAACGTCGTGAGACAGTTTGGTCCCTATCTTTCGTGGGCGCAGGATATTTGAGGAGATCTGATCCTAGTACGAGAGGACCGGATTGGACCAACCAATGGTGTTCCAGTTGTCGTGCCAACGGCATTGCTGGGTAGCCAAGTTGGGTATGGATAACCGCTGAAAGCATCTAAGCGGGAAGCCAACTTCAAGATTAGATATCCCTTCTTTAGACTGAAGACCCCTTGAAGACTACAA is a genomic window of uncultured Desulfobacter sp. containing:
- a CDS encoding HAD family hydrolase translates to MAEPIQSIEALFFDFDGVLVDSTRTKKKAFEALFEDFSDEIVDAVVNYHVLHGGISRVEKIRHAHKNIIKDPLTEKEVMEWAQRYSNLVVQDVIHADWIKGAKDFLDAYASKLPVFMVSGTPEPELKHIVEQRKIGHYFKEILGSPVKKPEHIQILLEKYSLTPKQCVFIGDALTDYNAALETGLQFVGIQGEVNFPDTVKPLPDCQGLESAIKKICPAF
- a CDS encoding aminotransferase class I/II-fold pyridoxal phosphate-dependent enzyme codes for the protein MEQDNIIRFASRMDYLPPYLFGMINKMKMEKRRNGDDVIDLGMGNPMDPTPDAVIEKLVNVAKDPKSHRYPESSGLPNLKKEIAKYYDRHYNISLDADKETYFTIGSKEGISHLCLAIMGPGDCVLVPAPAFPIHIYAAVIAGANVMRIPLEPENGFLDRIITVCESCYPSPKVLMLNYPHNPTGVVTDKAFFEEIVKLAKRFKFMVINDFAYGKITYDGYVAPSFLEIEGAKDVGVEFGSFSKSYNMAGWRIGYCVGNEKIVEALGKIKGYFDYGIFSAIQVAGIIALRDCDDTIPELAKIYEHRRDVLCSGLERIGWEIERPKAGMFVWAKIPEPFNQMGAMEFAIQLMNKGNVAVAPGTGFSEEGEGYLRLALVENEERLRQAVRQMKKAMDQMTI